The Macrobrachium rosenbergii isolate ZJJX-2024 chromosome 12, ASM4041242v1, whole genome shotgun sequence region ACGTTTATACCACTCATACGTATCCCCATATTTCTAATCCTTTCACTTCTTCTTCCTTTACATGCAATATGCAGCAAGTCATCACAACAGCTTCAACTTAAGTTGACATTAAAAAATTCACACTTCGCTACcaaaaaggagagttggcttaaccCAACCGCTTGCATACCTTTTGAACCTTCTCACATAACTTTCTCAACAGAAACAGACGTTTGATTCACATAATATCTTCCGTTTAATCCCACAAACTGTTCTACCCTTGTCATCCCTTCCGTCATCTGTTCTACTTTCCCGGTCAAAATCTTACCATAGTATGCAATCTTCGTATAACGAATATTACGTCCTCGACAGGCACTTCCCCAAGGTTTCTCAAGCTTTCACTAACCCCTTCCACTCTTGTAACAATCGGCTCTACCTCTCTTATCCTCAGTCTTTGAAATAATAACTTTATCGACCAAGAATTCGTATATACTTCAGGTAAACATATGCCGGAGCTCCTTACTATGCTACCGCGCAGGCGCGTAGGAAAAGTGACGATAAGGCACAATGAAATAGTCACAGCCAGCGTGATATACCCATTTGTATTACAGGAAAGTTCATGATtgaaataacaatgataactGTTAGTgcaattattaattaaaacttttaccTTGCTCTCTTATTTGTATTCTTCATGTACAGAATTTGTAATTCGGCAAATTTTGTAACTGTCTTAATTATGAAATCACATTTTCACTTATCAGTATCAAGGGAATTTTTTCCTTAGTATGATAACGTCTTGATTATTTCTTACGTCAGGAATTTACCACGGAATCAGAACCCTACAGTGTTATACACATAAACTCAAGTAATTTGAAGGAAACTGACagatatattaattaaatgatCTTCTCAGTACTAAATTTTGGGAGACGTTaactcacagttgatgaaatgaataaattcactATTATTCCACTCAACAGGGAAGTGATTCAACTCGGCGACTGGGACCTTAAGCAATTTGGCAGAGACTGTCAAGGGTCCTTCTCAGGTGAGATCTGCGCGGATCCTTCCGTCAACGTTACCTACGAGAAGATCATAATCCACCCAAATTACAGCAAGAGAGGCTATCAGTCAGATGACATCGCCCTCGTCAGATTGTCGAAGAAGATTGACATCTCAGGTAAGGTCATTTGGTGTCATTTAGCTGggccgctggtatagtggttagtgttgacTCAGATAtagcgggttcgcgtctcccccggggcgatgaaagatcactggctccgtatcatgatcagttaccgctgcagtgtggggtctgctgcggtgggaggttgaaaccaacattctttggaagcttggatttcaagtcaatggcccctttggtgggcttgttccgtgtgaatagatttcaattactgaaataaaaataataataataataataataataataataataataataataataacaacgtacAAAAATCAAAGGAGAGAAggaatgattttgttatttaGTTGGGTTAATTCAAATTCACAAAGGTCATTTGTTGATATCTAgatttatttgctctttttatcaaatgttccagtagaaaataatagaatatttGGCATCGTAATTTGCTACATAGTCTGGTTAGCCTAATttcttttatgtgaattttggAGACATTGCCAAATTTGACTATTGGAAACTAGATGAGAGCCCtcaataatctattttttttcctttattcgtaAAAGTATATTATATCTAAAATCATACATTGTCCAGACAAGCGAATATTTATGACATTCTTCGCTACAGTCTGAAGATATCTCAGTATACAAATTCAACTAAACATCTAATGTGTAACTATTCCCTCTGTGAGACACTCAAATGACAGATTTCGTTCGTTACTCGAAAAATCATTGTATATGAAAACTGACTTTTACTGACTTAATCCGACTCCCACAGGTGTCTACATCCACCCGGTGTGCTTACCCCCACAGGGCCTCTCAGCCCGCAGCGCCATGGCTAGGCCTGACCTCCTCAGACCAGAGGCTGTCGTGACGGGATGGGGTATAACTGAGAAAGGCGTCGGAAGCGACCGCCTCCTGAGAGTCACCGTTCCCTACGTTGAGAAGAGCGATTGCAATTCGACCTACAGAGGAAACATTGTAGAAGAACAGGTGAGTTCCTCAGTCACGCAGTGAGGAGGATTTACGACTCCTTGTGCTTtacttctttattccttcatgGTCCTGGTAAAGTTCAGTTAGTAATCCACATAATTTTCAACTAATAATCGACGAAAGAACCTGGCTACAAAAGCAGGTAATGTACACTAAAAATTAcctgaatattttttccagtgtCTGTCGCCCGAagtgcaaaaataaaagtaaaacaatctCCCAGTATCTGCCTTTAACAACGAGGTGGTTCAGTAATTCAGACACGCCTGTGATGTTTCTATTTCCTATTTTGTAATGTTACAGAgactatatactgtactgtatagtattTTTATCTaagaatattaaatcatttttatttaagtgcCATTGCTTGTTTCAATCactcgttctttctctctttttcttgtaatCAAATTTGTCATCTAGCGCGTATCTCTGACAAGGAACTAAATGTTaatgttatcctctctctctctcattgtcaaaTTCGCCATCTAATGCTTATCTCCAGTGactgaatgtttagtaagtgttcgCATTCTTTATTCATGTTGCTCCTTCCAGATCTGCATGGGAGGAGAGATCGGTAAAGACTCCTGCAGTGGAGACTCTGGAGGTCCTTTGGTTCTTGGAGGACCCAGAGGGCCCCCTTACCTACAGATTGGTGTCGTTTCCTACGGTCCCACCGACTGTGGCCAGAATGGAATACCTGGAATCTACACCGACGTCACCTTCTACAGAAACTGGATAGAGGAAACGTTGCAGCCTTGAGGCACTCTCTTCTTATCATTATCTCCGAGAATGGAAAGCTTGAGtttgagtgctctctctctctctctctctctctctctctctctctctctctctctctctttgattttagATTTTAGTTAAGTAAATGAACTGTGTACAATCATGTCAGTGTTGCCAAAGGTTttgtatttattgaat contains the following coding sequences:
- the LOC136844321 gene encoding phenoloxidase-activating factor 1-like, whose product is MTRTSVPWKFLCAVGLALFIEGVASQSNPCPQECVSLQDCPELAKLLRDPTLASIKRLQEATCFISGTVPKVCCPQPKASKVSLLPRNCGQGPSIRRIVGGESTSPGDFPWMAVFGYKEIGFDGIKYLCGGSVINERYVLTAAHCVTPELLSVQPLEVIQLGDWDLKQFGRDCQGSFSGEICADPSVNVTYEKIIIHPNYSKRGYQSDDIALVRLSKKIDISGVYIHPVCLPPQGLSARSAMARPDLLRPEAVVTGWGITEKGVGSDRLLRVTVPYVEKSDCNSTYRGNIVEEQICMGGEIGKDSCSGDSGGPLVLGGPRGPPYLQIGVVSYGPTDCGQNGIPGIYTDVTFYRNWIEETLQP